A stretch of the Dyella sp. 2HG41-7 genome encodes the following:
- a CDS encoding TlpA disulfide reductase family protein, translated as MRVIAFLLSMLFLMLSGSLRAETGDQHAQAAARGLVGTPAPRLVLKTIDGQTIDLASYYGKKAVYLEFWATWCVPCRQQMPHLKQVYEHAGKDLVVIAIDVGFDDTVKDVRRYRSQMGLKMPIVFDDGSIGEAFHLRVTPQHVVIGRDGRIAFLGHEANDKLDAALLAARTSAPANTVARAAANNASDEASTTLPDLSIPTVSGADFPLRTDAGKGRPTVLVFMSPWCETYLAQSRPAVAESCRAVREQVTALSQDDRVRWLGVSSRLWAGKDDLLAYQRDHHLTMPLALDESGTLFRRYRVTHVPTLLVFDAQGRVVRRIEGVDPKLGDELKTLSSK; from the coding sequence GTGCGCGTCATAGCCTTCCTTTTATCGATGCTGTTCTTGATGTTGAGCGGATCGCTGCGCGCCGAAACCGGCGATCAGCATGCGCAAGCGGCTGCACGTGGTTTAGTCGGTACGCCAGCGCCCAGGCTTGTGCTGAAGACCATCGACGGTCAAACCATCGACTTGGCCAGCTACTACGGCAAGAAAGCCGTGTACCTGGAATTCTGGGCCACTTGGTGTGTGCCGTGCCGCCAACAGATGCCGCATCTTAAGCAGGTGTACGAGCATGCGGGAAAAGATTTGGTGGTGATCGCGATCGATGTCGGTTTCGACGATACGGTGAAAGACGTACGCCGTTACCGCAGCCAGATGGGTCTGAAGATGCCAATCGTGTTCGACGACGGTTCTATCGGCGAGGCGTTTCATTTGCGCGTGACGCCGCAGCATGTGGTGATCGGTCGCGACGGTCGCATCGCGTTTCTCGGTCACGAAGCGAATGACAAGCTGGACGCGGCGTTGTTGGCGGCGCGCACGTCGGCGCCCGCAAATACGGTCGCGCGCGCAGCAGCCAATAATGCGAGCGATGAGGCAAGCACCACGCTGCCGGACCTCTCGATTCCCACCGTATCGGGCGCCGATTTTCCGCTGCGCACAGATGCCGGCAAAGGTCGTCCCACGGTGCTGGTGTTTATGTCGCCGTGGTGCGAAACCTATCTCGCGCAGAGTCGCCCTGCGGTTGCGGAGAGTTGCCGCGCCGTGCGCGAGCAAGTCACCGCGTTGTCGCAAGACGATCGCGTGCGCTGGCTGGGCGTTTCTTCGCGATTGTGGGCAGGCAAGGACGATCTGCTTGCGTATCAGCGCGACCATCATCTGACGATGCCGCTGGCGCTGGACGAATCCGGCACACTGTTTCGCCGCTACCGCGTGACGCATGTGCCCACGCTGCTGGTGTTCGACGCACAAGGGCGCGTCGTGCGACGCATCGAAGGCGTCGATCCGAAACTGGGCGACGAATTGAAGACGTTGTCGTCGAAGTAG
- a CDS encoding cupin domain-containing protein has protein sequence MRCVTALALFVAIGWAGGIAAAEEHALLSSPLAATHDRQLSAVTVTYAPGQFSAPHRHGGDAFVYVLSGHIRSRIEGGALHVYGPGDSWFEPAGAHHVMSGNASDVESATMLVVFVAPPDATLTVGDRKPDQSSPAARTHSK, from the coding sequence ATGCGTTGTGTAACGGCTCTCGCATTATTCGTAGCGATTGGATGGGCAGGCGGCATTGCGGCAGCGGAAGAGCACGCGCTGCTATCGTCGCCGCTCGCCGCCACGCACGATCGCCAACTGAGCGCAGTCACCGTGACTTACGCGCCGGGGCAATTTTCCGCTCCGCATCGGCACGGCGGCGATGCGTTCGTGTATGTGCTGAGCGGCCATATTCGAAGTCGGATCGAAGGTGGCGCGCTGCACGTGTATGGCCCCGGCGACAGCTGGTTCGAGCCGGCCGGGGCGCATCACGTCATGAGCGGCAACGCGAGCGACGTCGAGTCCGCAACGATGCTAGTGGTGTTTGTCGCGCCACCGGATGCAACGCTTACGGTGGGGGATCGAAAGCCCGATCAATCTTCGCCGGCCGCGCGCACCCACTCTAAATAA